DNA from Phycisphaerae bacterium:
CGCGAACAAAATGCCCGAACGCCGCCAACCCGATCCGCCCCTCGCCGATGTGCGCGTGCCGGTCCAGCCGGCTGCCCAACTCGCCCGCCGAATCGTTCAAGTGCACGCAACCCAACCGCTCCAGACCCACCAGCTTCTCGAACCGCGCCATCAATCCATCGAACACCCGACGATCCGCCACGTCGAACCCAGCCGCGAACAGATGACAACTGTCCATGCAAAACCCCAATCGCTCCGGATGCCTCGATGCCGCCATGACCTCCGCGATCTCCTCCGGCACGCTCCCGATCAATCCGCCCGCGCCCGCCGTCGTCTCCAGCAGCACCCGCGTCTCGCCGCCGTCCGCCGCCAACACCTCGTCCAACCCCTTCGCCACCAGACGAATCCCTTCCTCAACTCCCCTCCCGCGATGGCTGCCCGGATGCATCACCAGATCGCCCACGCCAAGCCGCCGGCACCGCCCCAGCTCATCCGCCAGCGCCGCAATCGACCGCCCGCGAACCACCACATCGTCGCTGCCCAGATTAATCAAATACGCGCTGTGACCCACCACCCGCTCGACCCGCGGCCGGCTCGACGCCAGCGCCGACCGCCACGCCGCCGCCTGCTCGTCGCTGATCGCCGGACCCTCCCACTGCCGCTGATTCTTCACGAATATCTGCACGCAGTTGCACCCCAGCCGACCGGCCAACCCGATCGCCCGATCGTACCCGCCCGCAATCGACAGGTGCGCGCCCAGAAGCAGCGGTGGCTTTGCCGCCCTGACATTGCTATCATTCATCATTTGCACTCAACCGCGAACCCAAACGACACACAAACCCGAACCAGACGCTCGACGATAGAAAACCTTATGCCCACAACCGACGAACTCAAAGATAAATTCTGGCCCTTCGTCCGAAACCCAGCCCAGTACATCGGCCGCGAAGTCAACATGATCCGCAAGGACTGGGACGCCGCCGACCTGCGCATAGCCCTCGCCTTTCCCGACGCCTACACCGTCGGCAGCTCGTCCCTCGCCGTCCACATCGTCTACGACGTCCTCAACGCCATCCCCGGCGTCCTCTGCGAACGAGCCTTCTGCCCCTGGCCCGACGCCGCCGACCGACTCCGACACGCCAACCTCCCACTCTACGCCCTCGAATCCTACCGCCCGCTCCGCGACTTCGACCTGATCGCCTTCAGCGTCCAATACGAAATGCTCTACACCAACGTCATCGAAATGCTCGACCTCGCCGGCGTCCCGCTGGCCGCCGCCGAACGCTCCGACAACGACCCGCTCGTCCTCATCGGCGGCTCGCAGGCCCACAACCCCGAACCCCTCGCACACCTGATCGACCTCGCCATCCTCGGCGAAGCCGAAGCCGCCCTGCCCCCCTTCGTCGACCTCCTCCGCCAAATCCGACAACACACCCGACGCCGCGACCACCAACTCGCCGAACTCGCCAAAGGCCTCCACTTCGTCTACGTGCCAAGCCTCTACGACGTCCGCTACCGCCACGACGGCGAAATCGACGCCATCGCCCCCAAACAACCCGACCTGCCCATGCCCGTCGTCAAAACCTTCGTCCGCGACCTCGACACCGTCGCCGCCCCCACCAAACCCATCGTCCCCTACGTCCAGACCGTCCACGAACGAATCAACATCGAAATCATGCGCGGCTGCCCTCACGCCTGCCGCTTCTGCCACGAAGGCTGCACCCGACGGCCGCTCCGCTTCCGCTCCCGACAGCGAATCGTCGAACTCGCCGAGCAAACCTTCGCCAACACCGGCCTCACCGAAATCTCCCTCTTTAGCCTCTCCTCAGCCGACCATCCCGAACTCCGACAACTCTTCGATGACCTCAACGCCGCCATGGGACCGCGACACGTCAGCGTCGCCCTCCCCTCCCTCCGCGCCGAAAAACAACTCGAACTCATCCCCGCCGGCACCAGCCGCGTCCGCAAAGCCCCCCTCACCATCGCCGTCGAATCCGCCGACCCCCTCGTCCGACAAATCATCAACAAACCCATCGACGACCAGGCCATCTTCGACGCCGCCACC
Protein-coding regions in this window:
- a CDS encoding TIGR03960 family B12-binding radical SAM protein, with protein sequence MPTTDELKDKFWPFVRNPAQYIGREVNMIRKDWDAADLRIALAFPDAYTVGSSSLAVHIVYDVLNAIPGVLCERAFCPWPDAADRLRHANLPLYALESYRPLRDFDLIAFSVQYEMLYTNVIEMLDLAGVPLAAAERSDNDPLVLIGGSQAHNPEPLAHLIDLAILGEAEAALPPFVDLLRQIRQHTRRRDHQLAELAKGLHFVYVPSLYDVRYRHDGEIDAIAPKQPDLPMPVVKTFVRDLDTVAAPTKPIVPYVQTVHERINIEIMRGCPHACRFCHEGCTRRPLRFRSRQRIVELAEQTFANTGLTEISLFSLSSADHPELRQLFDDLNAAMGPRHVSVALPSLRAEKQLELIPAGTSRVRKAPLTIAVESADPLVRQIINKPIDDQAIFDAATRAYQCGWQHVKLYFMIGLPGEDPNQLPRIVELADHIAQLRRQVARRTADVNVSISIFTPKSHTPLQWIGQRDLDYVDRAQTIIRNAARGKRHIKISFHNRHRSRVEAVLARGDRRVGPALQHAWKLGARFDAWEETFHPDHYYRAIEHAGLDPAFYAHRNIHPDRALPWDHLQPAPQKSVQLHQLHRALDLIPDGRNLFS
- a CDS encoding deoxyribonuclease IV — protein: MNDSNVRAAKPPLLLGAHLSIAGGYDRAIGLAGRLGCNCVQIFVKNQRQWEGPAISDEQAAAWRSALASSRPRVERVVGHSAYLINLGSDDVVVRGRSIAALADELGRCRRLGVGDLVMHPGSHRGRGVEEGIRLVAKGLDEVLAADGGETRVLLETTAGAGGLIGSVPEEIAEVMAASRHPERLGFCMDSCHLFAAGFDVADRRVFDGLMARFEKLVGLERLGCVHLNDSAGELGSRLDRHAHIGEGRIGLAAFGHFVRDERLVGVPKVIETPKGDDLTFDRRNLRLLRKLAEEGHGQVS